From Columba livia isolate bColLiv1 breed racing homer chromosome 7, bColLiv1.pat.W.v2, whole genome shotgun sequence, one genomic window encodes:
- the C7H2orf69 gene encoding mitochondrial protein C2orf69 homolog, with translation MSRRCPPIAASLLRGLAGLAALRLGGSMSLCEAPSACAAGPASGGAGFSSARLSPPWLRLPEVAGAEPQRLNELLLLLPPAQRGPAPPQHHVVYFPGDVQNYHDVMSCHPENFQWKQWSFENVATILARRFPNSFIWVVKCSRMHLHKFSCYDNFVMSNMFGAPEHSPDFGAFRHLHALLVNAFRLSQNILLPQKSVHGVSKDAKIAACKSQLQSAPATNGCSATEGARGCECSNNSAVNFIIPSAVGAASFTLIGFSKGCVVLNQLLYELKEAKKDKNTDGFLKNIKAIYWLDGGHSGGSNTWVTYPDVLKELAQTGIEIHAHVTPYQVFDTMRSWIGREHQKFVQTLEQFGVEINDQLHFADDVPSLDNHFRVHEVF, from the exons ATGAGCCGGCGTTGCCCGCCGATCGCTGCCTCGCTGCTGCGGGGGCTCGCCGGCCTTGCCGCGCTCCGCCTGGGCGGGAGCATGAGCCTGTGCGAGGCGCCGTCTGCCTGCGCCGCGGGGCCTGCGAGCGGCGGCGCGGGATTCTCCTCAGCACGGCTGAGCCCGCCCTGGCTGCGGCTGCCTGAGGTGGCGGGCGCGGAGCCGCAGCGGCTCAacgagctgctgctgctgctgccgccggcCCAGCGCGGCCCAGCCCCGCCGCAGCATCACGTCGTGTACTTCCCGGGGGACGTGCAG aactaTCACGACGTCATGTCTTGTCACCCAGAAAACTTCCAGTGGAAGCAGTGGAGTTTTGAAAACGTTGCTACCATACTCGCTCGCCGGTTCCCTAATAGCTTTATTTGGGTTGTAAAGTGTTCCCGAATGCACCTGCACAAGTTCAGCTGTTACGACAACTTTGTGATGAGCAACATGTTTGGAGCACCAGAGCACAGCCCTGACTTTGGAGCTTTCAGGCATCTCCACGCGCTGCTAGTTAATGCATTCAGACTCTCTCAGAATATTCTGCTGCCCCAGAAAAGTGTGCATGGTGTCAGCAAGGATGCGAAAATAGCTGCTTGTAAATCACAGCTGCAGTCTGCTCCTGCAACAAATGGCTGCTCAGCCACAGAAGGAGCGAGAGGTTGTGAATGCTCTAATAATTCTGCTGTGAACTTCATTATACCGTCTGCTGTAGGTGCCGCGTCATTTACTTTGATTGGCTTCAGTAAAGGTTGTGTGGTTTTGAACCAGCTGCTTTACGAGCTGAAGGAAGCTAAAAAAGACAAGAATACTGATGGCTTCttgaaaaacataaaagcaatTTACTGGCTGGACGGCGGCCACTCGGGAGGAAGCAACACTTGGGTGACGTACCCTGATGTGCTGAAAGAACTTGCGCAGACAGGAATTGAAATTCATGCCCACGTGACCCCGTACCAAGTGTTTGACACAATGAGGTCGTGGATTGGGAGAGAGCACCAGAAATTTGTACAGACACTTGAACAATTTGGTGTGGAAATAAACGATCAACTCCATTTTGCCGATGATGTCCCCTCCTTAGATAACCATTTCAGAGTTCATGAAGTATTTTGA